In Colias croceus chromosome 12, ilColCroc2.1, one genomic interval encodes:
- the LOC123696296 gene encoding multiple inositol polyphosphate phosphatase 1-like, whose translation MYSTRNVFVLTLINLVLSDKSCYWNEECPFGLYSTKTPYDTVRGDIRDWPLPENCEAISFWALIRHGNRNPSDSVTSAMKELQAKIKDQIIASYEAGTSQLCAQEIQEFRKFVWNDTMDTSPSYLTGEGYEEIYDMAMRIREKYPQLLSGSEDQYYFRPSDKQRTIASAMAYVHALSEGTELNLTADSSRERDDVLRPYDYCERYQEEVRGGQLLVDQLEAYFNTQEYKAVQQAVQQRLGIPYQLTAADVYNLQELCRFYRSWTPNLKSPWCAPFSHEDLLVLEYRDDVRHYYRNGYSSWMNANLGRPVLKDLYETFDAAVSGAGKKIVSYFAHDTLMEMVYCALGMYKDAEGITAQVRNPNRMWRTTYIAPFSANIMAVLNRCQESGTQVHRVQIFNNEKVTPLCPLQGCTWEQFISMFETFKDAPLDFCRHDYRFPELVPTPSPASAGTIRVMMGLVLLLVSLAILHR comes from the exons atgtattcaacGCGGAATGTCTttgttttaacattaattaatttagttttgaGTGACAAGTCATGTTATTGGAACGAGGAATGTCCGTTTGGCCTGTATTCGACTAAAACACCATATGATACAGTTCGAGGAGATATACGCGACTGGCCATTACCAGAGA ATTGTGAAGCCATAAGCTTCTGGGCGCTGATCAGACATGGCAACAGGAACCCCAGCGACTCCGTGACCAGCGCCATGAAGGAGCTGCAGGCCAAGATCAAGGATCAGATCATTGCCAGTTACGAAGCTGGTACTAGTCAGCTTTGTGCGCAg GAAATACAAGAATTCCGAAAATTCGTTTGGAACGACACTATGGACACTTCACCTTCCTATCTAACTGGAGAAGGCTATGAAGAGATCTACGACATGGCAATGAGGATCAGAGAGAAGTACCCTCAACTCCTTAGTGGTTCTGAAGACCAGTATTACTTCAGACCTTCAGACAAACAGAGAACCATTGCTAGTGCGATGGCATACGTCCATGCTTTGAGTGAAGGAACTGAGTTAAATTTGACTGCTGATTCCTCTAGGGAAAGAGATGATGTGTTAAGA ccATACGACTACTGCGAGAGATATCAAGAGGAAGTAAGGGGAGGACAGCTTCTTGTGGATCAGTTGGAAGCGTACTTCAACACTCAAGAATATAAAGCG GTGCAACAAGCGGTGCAACAACGTCTAGGTATACCCTACCAGCTGACCGCAGCCGACGTCTACAATCTTCAAGAGCTTTGCCGATTTTACCGTTcctggactcctaacttaaaGTCCCCCTGGTGTGCCCCGTTCAGCCATGAAGATCTTCTTGTGTTGGAGTATAGAGATGACGTGCGTCATTATTACAGAAACGGCTATTCTTCGTGG ATGAACGCAAACCTTGGTCGTCCAGTTCTGAAAGATTTGTACGAAACATTCGATGCCGCTGTGAGCGGTGCAGGCAAGAAGATAGTATCTTATTTTGCGCATGACACTCTTATGGAGATGGTGTACTGTGCTCTGGGCATGTACAAGGATGCTGAGGGAATCACAGCACAAGTCAGGAACCCAAACAGAATGTGGCGAACGACGTATATTGCTCCGTTCTCTGCTAATATTATGGCTGTCTTAAATAG ATGTCAAGAATCAGGTACTCAAGTGCACCGAGTTCAAATATTCAACAATGAGAAGGTGACTCCTCTGTGTCCGCTGCAAGGATGCACCTGGGAGCAGTTTATCTCCATGTTCGAGACCTTCAAAGACGCGCCTCTTGACTTCTGTAGGCATGACTACCGCTTCCCTGAACTGGTCCCTACTCCTTCTCCTGCATCTGCTGGAACCATCCGCGTTATGATGGGCTTGGTTCTCCTGCTTGTGTCTTTAGCAATCTTGCATAGATGA
- the LOC123696293 gene encoding multiple inositol polyphosphate phosphatase 1-like — protein MWKLLVVLLVYKTNAKCYWNNKCPYRLFGTKTPYEAVRGDVRDIPALEQCEPVSVWMMMRHGTRHPEVDEITQMKAVVELRTDILQAHEEGRGEMCAQDIQNLRKWTWDKNLDASPSDLTVEGMEELQSIGSRFGEKFSNVLEHMQQYKIRASIEMRTQMSAKAFVKGLQRNNQTLNISTSFPNDLTARPYRYCKRRFYDILIGDKIPEETAKYLQSRDFLKVLTSVQKRTGLTNALSPKTILQIYDLCRFYRSYSIRLSDAWCALFSDSDLKALEYVEDVQHYYRNGHGEPMNAKLGASSLKDLYQKFVQGTQGINSFSGYFSHDTMLGMLYAALGIYADTPVISGFERVKKRQWRTSFLTPYAANFVAVLNRCNDSTSSVFKVQFLINEMELHLCNKRACDWDEFVKQFEPFTRNDLSFCNETRLIS, from the exons ATGTGGAAGTTACTCGTAGTTCTGTTAGTGTATAAAACAAATGCCAAATGCTATTGGAACAATAAATGTCCGTATAGACTGTTTGGCACAAAAACTCCATATGAAGCTGTGAGAGGAGATGTAAGAGACATACCCGCGTTGGAAC AATGTGAGCCAGTTAGCGTATGGATGATGATGCGGCACGGCACCAGGCACCCGGAGGTGGACGAGATCACACAGATGAAGGCCGTGGTGGAGCTGCGCACGGACATACTGCAGGCGCATGAGGAGGGGCGAGGAGAAATGTGCGCTCAG GATATTCAAAATCTCCGTAAATGGACTTGGGATAAAAACCTGGACGCTTCGCCATCTGACCTAACCGTGGAAGGTATGGAGGAGCTGCAGAGTATCGGCAGCAGGTTCGGGGAAAAGTTCTCGAATGTTCTGGAACACATGCAGCAGTACAAAATCAGGGCATCCATCGAAATGAGAACGCAGATGAGCGCGAAGGCGTTTGTCAAAGGATTGCAGAGAAATAACCAGACGTTAAACATTTCTACCTCGTTTCCAAATGATTTGACGGCTAGA CCCTACAGGTATTGTAAAAGGAGATTCTACGACATACTGATTGGAGATAAAATACCTGAAGAAACTGCGAAGTATTTGCAGTCCCGAGACTTTTTAAAG GTACTAACATCAGTACAAAAACGAACTGGTCTAACCAACGCTCTGAGTCCCAAAACGATACTCCAGATCTACGACTTGTGTCGCTTCTACCGAAGCTACTCTATCCGCCTCTCTGATGCCTGGTGCGCGCTCTTTAGTGACAGTGACCTGAAGGCACTCGAATATGTGGAAGATGTTCAACATTATTATAG AAACGGCCACGGCGAGCCCATGAACGCGAAACTAGGCGCATCCAGTCTCAAAGACCTCTACCAAAAGTTTGTCCAGGGGACACAGGGCATCAATTCTTTTTCCGGTTATTTTTCCCACGACACAATGCTGGGAATGCTGTACGCAGCGCTCGGCATCTACGCAGACACGCCGGTTATCTCCGGCTTCGAAAGAGTCAAGAAAAGGCAATGGCGAACAAGCTTCTTAACGCCTTATGCTGCTAATTTTGTAGCTGTTCTGAATAG ATGCAACGATTCCACCAGTAGCGTCTTCAAAGTACAATTCTTAATCAACGAGATGGAACTGCACCTGTGTAACAAAAGGGCGTGCGATTGGGATGAGTTCGTCAAGCAATTTGAGCCTTTCACCAGGAATGATCTGAGTTTTTGCAATGAAACACGTTTAATAAGTTAA